In Phycodurus eques isolate BA_2022a chromosome 10, UOR_Pequ_1.1, whole genome shotgun sequence, a genomic segment contains:
- the LOC133408391 gene encoding G-protein coupled receptor 22 yields the protein METEGYRDLLETSDGRGVGLLDGQGGGGVEEDWSAPYPLGFQVSLTTVLILELVLGFSSNLTVLVLYCAQSNLVDSVSNLVTVNLHVLDILVCVLCLPLTVAVILLPANGSGVGSLATLCCFHEACVTFTSVATAVNVLVISLDRYDISVRPASRLLNPRRAGLLLVAVWAVSLAVFFLPFLEGDFFSSMAEDNEDVEQGGLNNDLESTTGPATLFSSLAPSVLPSTHPSSPSHNLSPEWQNRTLLCIGGQGYYTGMAMYYHLLLQVPCFFIAVVVMLFTYSQILQALNIRIGSHMMRSNRTKDSSCRIRCRRTKKKDLTLPTEVVSSNQNQNLSHPPLIPSPTPTPTSPPPLSSMPQGISDSGATVTTVSTAATTPIATTPATPASPTPASGSMQTHATSPLPASSMGVQASVSAIIALRRAVRRHRDRRERQRRVLKMSLIIISTFLGCWAPLSAVNILILCMGPSDGLVRIRLCFLAMAYGTTIFHPLLYAFTRQKLRRALKTRVKKRVVSLLQVDPAPIGGTVIHNSWVEGGGQRKSRKPRVEASDGTDRCLTEAVRE from the coding sequence CTGGATGGAcaaggtgggggtggggtggaggAGGACTGGAGCGCCCCCTACCCTCTTGGCTTCCAGGTGTCTTTGACCACAGTGCTGATCCTAGAGCTGGTACTGGGCTTCAGCAGCAACTTGACTGTACTCGTGCTGTACTGCGCCCAGTCCAACCTGGTGGATTCAGTCAGTAACCTGGTCACTGTCAACCTCCATGTTCTGGACATACTGGTGTGTGTGCTGTGTCTGCCGCTGACGGTGGCTGTCATCCTCCTCCCGGCCAATGGAAGCGGCGTCGGGAGCCTGGCCACATTGTGCTGCTTTCACGAAGCCTGCGTCACGTTCACCAGTGTGGCCACTGCTGTTAACGTCCTGGTGATCAGTTTGGACCGCTACGACATCTCTGTGCGTCCAGCCAGTCGCCTCCTGAACCCTCGCCGTGCTGGACTGCTGCTGGTGGCAGTGTGGGCCGTCTCTCTGGCTGTcttcttccttcctttccttGAGGGTGACTTCTTCTCCTCAATGGCTGAAGACAATGAGGATGTGGAGCAAGGAGGCCTGAACAATGACTTGGAGTCCACTACTGGACCCGCAACACTGTTTTCTTCTCTTGCACCTTCTGTTTTACCTTCGACCCACCCCTCCTCCCCCTCACACAACCTTTCTCCAGAATGGCAGAACAGAACACTGCTATGCATCGGGGGGCAAGGCTACTACACAGGAATGGCTATGTATTACCACTTGTTACTACAAGTGCCCTGCTTCTTCATTGCTGTGGTTGTCATGCTGTTCACCTACTCCCAGATCCTACAGGCCCTCAACATTCGAATAGGATCCCACATGATGAGGAGTAACCGTACAAAGGACTCGTCCTGCAGGATACGCTGCAGGAGGACGAAGAAGAAGGACCTCACCTTGCCAACAGAGGTGGTATCCTCCAATCAGAACCAGAATCTCTCTCATCCACCCCTTATTCCCTCTCCCACCCCAACGCCGACATCCCCACCACCACTGTCCTCCATGCCCCAGGGGATATCTGACAGTGGTGCTACAGTCACTACTGTTAGTACGGCTGCCACCACCCCCATTGCCACCACACCTGCCACCCCTGCTTCTCCAACTCCAGCGTCAGGATCCATGCAGACCCACGCCACCTCCCCACTACCGGCTTCCTCCATGGGTGTACAGGCCTCGGTTTCTGCAATCATCGCCTTGAGACGGGCCGTGCGTAGACATAGGGACCGCCGGGAACGTCAACGTCGTGTCCTTAAAATGTCTCTAATAATTATTTCCACCTTCTTGGGCTGCTGGGCTCCCTTGTCCGCGGTCAACATTCTGATCCTGTGCATGGGCCCCAGCGACGGTTTGGTGCGGATCCGTCTTTGCTTCTTGGCGATGGCTTATGGAACAACAATCTTTCATCCTCTGCTCTATGCTTTCACAAGGCAGAAGCTGCGCCGGGCCCTGAAAACACGAGTCAAGAAAAGGGTTGTGTCCCTCCTGCAGGTGGACCCAGCTCCCATTGGGGGGACAGTTATTCATAACTCCTGGGTGGAAGGGGGAGGCCAGAGGAAGAGTCGCAAGCCCCGAGTGGAGGCCAGCGATGGCACTGATCGATGTCTCACTGAGGCAGTGAGGGAATAA